The following proteins are encoded in a genomic region of Bacillus sp. FJAT-22090:
- a CDS encoding 3-hydroxyacyl-CoA dehydrogenase: MNIKGKIAVVTGGASGLGLGTVTSLVEQGAKVVILDINEINAKKACDELGQNVFYFIVNVSDPESVQSAIQHTIERHGAIHICINCAGVGTPQKTIGRSGAMPLENFKQVIDINLIGTFNVLRLAAAEMTKNEPLTVGGERGIIINTASVAAFDGQMGQAAYGASKAGVAGMTLPIARDLSSYGIRINTIAPGLFRTPMAASLPDKVVEKLESMVEFPKRLGRPDEYASLVKFIIENEYINGEVIRLDGGIRMSPR, translated from the coding sequence ATGAATATTAAAGGGAAAATAGCGGTCGTAACTGGTGGTGCATCTGGTTTAGGGCTAGGAACAGTTACAAGTTTAGTAGAGCAAGGAGCCAAGGTTGTAATACTTGATATTAATGAAATCAATGCAAAAAAAGCATGTGATGAGCTGGGTCAAAACGTATTTTATTTCATTGTAAATGTGTCCGATCCAGAATCAGTGCAGTCAGCCATTCAACATACAATCGAGCGACACGGAGCTATTCACATTTGTATTAATTGTGCGGGGGTTGGAACGCCTCAAAAAACAATTGGGCGCTCAGGTGCTATGCCTTTAGAAAATTTTAAGCAAGTAATTGATATTAACTTAATAGGTACTTTTAATGTTTTAAGGCTAGCTGCAGCAGAAATGACAAAAAACGAGCCTCTAACTGTTGGGGGAGAACGTGGAATCATTATTAATACTGCATCTGTTGCAGCTTTTGATGGTCAAATGGGGCAAGCGGCTTATGGTGCAAGTAAGGCAGGGGTAGCTGGAATGACATTACCTATTGCACGTGATTTGTCTTCTTATGGAATAAGAATAAATACGATTGCTCCAGGATTATTCCGCACACCAATGGCAGCGTCTTTACCAGATAAAGTAGTGGAAAAATTAGAGTCGATGGTCGAGTTTCCAAAACGGTTAGGACGACCAGATGAGTATGCATCACTAGTAAAGTTCATCATCGAAAATGAGTATATTAATGGTGAGGTGATTCGTCTTGATGGTGGGATTAGAATGTCACCGAGATAA
- a CDS encoding NADPH-dependent FMN reductase yields MTVEKLRIGIVVGSVRQGRNAEAVSKWMYDFATKRNDADYELVDLVDYKLPFLGEELPADRQDAANTAIKSWSDKMASFDGFIFVAPEYNHAIGGALKNALDYLKPEVANKVAGMVGYGSLGGTRAHENLRLILGELSVADVRTAVTFSLMSDFENMSVFKPAEYHAANANQMLDEVLAWGGALKTIR; encoded by the coding sequence ATGACAGTAGAAAAATTAAGAATTGGTATCGTAGTTGGTAGTGTACGTCAAGGACGTAATGCGGAAGCAGTTTCTAAATGGATGTATGACTTTGCTACAAAACGCAACGATGCAGATTATGAGTTAGTAGACCTTGTAGATTACAAATTACCATTCTTAGGGGAAGAACTTCCTGCAGATAGACAAGATGCTGCTAATACAGCAATTAAATCTTGGTCAGACAAAATGGCTTCATTCGATGGTTTCATTTTTGTAGCACCTGAGTATAATCATGCAATTGGTGGAGCTCTTAAAAATGCACTTGATTACCTTAAACCTGAAGTTGCAAACAAAGTAGCTGGTATGGTAGGTTACGGTAGCTTAGGTGGTACACGTGCACATGAAAATCTTCGTTTAATCTTAGGTGAACTTTCTGTAGCAGACGTTCGTACTGCAGTGACATTCTCACTTATGTCTGATTTTGAAAACATGAGCGTTTTCAAACCAGCTGAATACCATGCAGCAAATGCAAACCAAATGCTTGATGAAGTTCTTGCATGGGGCGGCGCTTTAAAAACAATTCGCTAA
- a CDS encoding DUF2935 domain-containing protein, protein MGKTFEESALYELHFWLKVLEDHGRFIHDSLAPSEKEKIDAASSFIKRFSQLLTTSKQSLSKQELITLAAKAKTSSEKIRAFKLYLLKEHLVGNIKIALPPTFINHMVNEVEEAIRVFSYLEKGENVPIVHLLHHDLLWLLDAAGHAGAIDANLDSVEKKLKEKGQQFMKEWEDFYLKAVEFAGYLRTNIEKFPALDKFHDDVELEMKIFKMFLKELEEMRIKKEALGTFTPLMADHMAREETYYLTKLATT, encoded by the coding sequence CTGGGAAAAACATTCGAAGAGTCAGCGCTGTATGAACTTCATTTCTGGTTAAAAGTGTTGGAGGACCACGGAAGATTTATTCATGATTCATTGGCTCCAAGTGAGAAGGAAAAAATTGATGCTGCAAGTTCATTTATTAAAAGATTTAGCCAGTTACTTACTACTTCCAAACAATCCTTATCGAAACAGGAATTAATAACTTTGGCCGCTAAGGCGAAAACATCAAGTGAAAAAATACGTGCATTTAAATTATATTTATTAAAAGAACACTTAGTTGGTAATATTAAAATCGCTTTGCCACCAACTTTCATCAATCATATGGTCAATGAAGTAGAAGAAGCGATACGTGTGTTTTCCTACTTAGAAAAGGGTGAGAACGTTCCTATTGTACATCTACTGCACCATGATTTACTATGGCTATTAGATGCTGCCGGTCACGCAGGTGCAATAGATGCAAATTTGGATAGTGTAGAGAAAAAACTAAAAGAAAAAGGTCAACAATTTATGAAGGAATGGGAAGACTTCTATTTGAAAGCAGTTGAATTTGCTGGTTATTTACGTACCAATATTGAAAAGTTTCCAGCCTTAGATAAATTCCACGATGATGTAGAATTAGAAATGAAAATATTTAAGATGTTTCTAAAGGAATTAGAAGAAATGAGAATAAAAAAAGAAGCTCTTGGAACTTTTACGCCGCTCATGGCTGATCATATGGCGAGAGAAGAGACCTATTATTTAACAAAGCTAGCGACCACATAA
- a CDS encoding AEC family transporter: protein MSFLELILIILPVFLIFFIGYMGQRLIGFDIKSISSAALYLMSPFLAFRTFYTNELTIDYFYIVLACLLLTFTLLLVSWITARIMKTTRPQYAAIILGAVFPNSGNYGAPVVLFALGAVGFDYAVVIMVLHGLIINTFGIFFASLGGEEKATWKQSVHKVIRMPVIYTAVAGIVLQLTSITIPQVIMEGISLVADASIPTVMLVLGMQLAVISRKKVAYRFVSAVTVIRMVVSPLLAVVIVYFMPLNDLIKTVFIIQAAMPTAANTTLLALQFGTEPDLVSFTTFVTTLISIISIPLVLFFLGV, encoded by the coding sequence GTGAGTTTTTTGGAATTAATTTTAATTATTTTACCGGTATTTTTAATATTTTTTATTGGCTATATGGGACAAAGATTAATTGGCTTTGACATTAAATCTATATCCAGTGCCGCACTTTATTTGATGTCCCCATTCTTAGCTTTTCGGACATTTTATACGAATGAATTGACGATAGATTATTTCTATATTGTACTAGCTTGTTTATTGCTTACTTTTACACTATTGCTTGTTTCCTGGATAACTGCTCGCATAATGAAAACTACTCGTCCTCAATATGCAGCAATCATACTTGGGGCAGTGTTTCCGAACAGTGGTAATTACGGGGCACCAGTTGTACTTTTTGCTTTAGGTGCTGTAGGGTTTGATTATGCCGTTGTTATTATGGTTTTACATGGCCTAATCATAAATACGTTTGGAATCTTTTTTGCTTCTCTTGGAGGAGAAGAAAAAGCTACTTGGAAGCAGTCTGTTCATAAAGTAATACGTATGCCAGTTATTTACACAGCTGTTGCAGGTATTGTTTTACAATTAACGTCCATTACGATACCTCAAGTAATAATGGAAGGAATCAGCCTTGTAGCAGATGCTTCAATCCCAACTGTTATGCTTGTTCTTGGAATGCAGCTGGCAGTTATTTCTCGTAAAAAAGTAGCTTATCGTTTTGTTTCAGCTGTAACTGTTATACGAATGGTTGTATCACCTCTACTTGCAGTTGTAATTGTTTATTTCATGCCACTTAATGATCTGATTAAAACAGTGTTTATCATACAAGCGGCAATGCCAACTGCAGCGAATACAACACTTCTTGCGCTCCAATTTGGCACTGAACCAGATCTCGTTTCTTTCACTACCTTTGTTACAACATTAATAAGTATAATCAGCATCCCACTCGTTCTATTTTTTTTAGGGGTATAA
- a CDS encoding DMT family transporter, producing MNSVPPIALLIIATLLWGGNFAYGRAVADELPPFTFAFIRWCLAFIIFLPIVWNPLKKEWKLIKRYWQIVLAMSLTGIVGFTAFLYLALHYTTSINASIVNTTTPILIYIISFVFFKERLNKNQLLGTFVSLIGLLCIISKGSFKSFLELSFNRGDLLVVTAVICWSIYSILVKQYSQRLPVHSTFQVTILVGIFILFPFFLYETWNPAINVIWSIKSISAIFYTGIFASIVAFLSWNTGVVKIGANKAGIYLNLIPVFATVFAVLFIEESIQLFHIVGGFFTILGVYLTSKKG from the coding sequence ATGAATAGTGTTCCACCTATTGCATTACTAATAATCGCTACTCTACTATGGGGAGGGAATTTCGCATATGGACGAGCTGTTGCGGATGAATTACCTCCCTTTACATTTGCTTTTATAAGATGGTGCTTAGCATTTATCATCTTTTTACCAATTGTTTGGAACCCCTTGAAAAAGGAATGGAAGTTAATAAAGAGATATTGGCAAATTGTATTAGCAATGTCTTTAACGGGAATTGTAGGATTTACCGCATTTCTGTATTTAGCCCTGCATTATACAACATCTATAAATGCTTCCATAGTAAATACGACTACACCAATCCTTATCTATATCATATCTTTTGTTTTTTTTAAGGAGAGACTAAATAAAAATCAATTACTGGGTACGTTTGTTTCTTTGATAGGTCTGTTATGTATCATCTCCAAAGGTTCTTTTAAAAGTTTCCTTGAGTTGTCATTTAATAGAGGAGACTTGTTAGTAGTTACGGCCGTTATTTGTTGGAGCATTTATTCCATCTTAGTGAAACAATATTCACAAAGACTTCCCGTTCACTCTACCTTTCAAGTAACTATTTTAGTGGGAATCTTTATTCTATTTCCTTTTTTCCTTTACGAAACATGGAATCCAGCTATTAATGTAATCTGGTCTATAAAATCTATTTCTGCTATTTTCTATACAGGGATTTTTGCCTCCATCGTCGCCTTCCTCTCATGGAACACAGGAGTAGTGAAAATAGGAGCGAATAAAGCCGGCATTTATTTGAATTTAATACCTGTTTTTGCTACAGTATTCGCCGTTTTATTCATTGAAGAATCTATTCAATTGTTCCATATAGTTGGAGGATTTTTCACCATATTGGGTGTTTACCTAACTAGTAAGAAGGGATAA
- a CDS encoding spore coat associated protein CotJA gives MFRGSYKPYVSPRDPCPPMLVKKFVLPPQVYTNFQQPGLPQFSPEEALMHGSLWPAFVDGFFREEGIS, from the coding sequence ATGTTCCGAGGTAGTTACAAGCCTTATGTATCGCCAAGAGACCCCTGTCCACCTATGTTAGTAAAGAAATTTGTTTTACCTCCACAAGTTTACACAAACTTTCAACAACCTGGTCTCCCTCAATTTTCTCCTGAGGAAGCGCTCATGCATGGGTCCCTCTGGCCTGCATTTGTCGATGGATTTTTTCGGGAGGAGGGAATTTCATGA
- a CDS encoding spore coat protein CotJB, whose protein sequence is MNVYDDEWNLLKKVQQLDFVVVELTLYTDTHPDDEDARNQWRDAIKEAARVRRHYESKYGPLSLTSVPSKQAIEVGWQWNSPPWPWQR, encoded by the coding sequence ATGAATGTGTATGACGATGAGTGGAACTTGTTGAAAAAAGTGCAGCAACTGGATTTTGTCGTAGTGGAGCTAACCTTATATACCGATACACATCCAGATGATGAGGACGCACGAAATCAGTGGAGAGACGCAATAAAGGAAGCAGCTAGAGTTCGTAGACACTATGAAAGTAAATACGGACCACTTTCATTAACATCGGTCCCTTCCAAACAAGCAATTGAAGTCGGCTGGCAATGGAATTCACCTCCATGGCCATGGCAACGATGA
- a CDS encoding manganese catalase family protein, giving the protein MWVYEKKLLYPVEVTTCNPMLARYLMEQYGGADGELAAALRYMNQRYTVPDKVIGLLTDISTEEFSHLEMLATMIYKLTKDATPEQLEKAGLGAHFVNHGHALFYENAGGVPFRTEYIQAKGDPIADLYEDIAAEEKARATYQWLIDISDDPGVSDALRFLRERENIHSLRFREAVEMIKDERDRKKVF; this is encoded by the coding sequence ATGTGGGTTTATGAAAAAAAACTGCTTTATCCAGTGGAAGTAACTACATGTAATCCTATGCTTGCTAGGTATTTAATGGAGCAATATGGTGGTGCTGATGGAGAACTCGCTGCCGCTCTACGATATATGAATCAACGGTACACGGTTCCAGATAAAGTAATTGGTCTTCTTACGGATATTTCGACAGAGGAATTTTCTCACCTGGAAATGCTTGCAACGATGATTTATAAATTAACGAAAGACGCGACACCAGAGCAACTAGAAAAAGCTGGTCTTGGCGCCCACTTTGTTAATCATGGCCATGCACTATTTTATGAAAATGCGGGAGGAGTGCCATTTAGAACGGAATATATCCAGGCAAAAGGAGATCCAATTGCAGATTTATATGAAGACATTGCAGCGGAGGAAAAAGCACGCGCAACCTATCAATGGTTAATCGATATCTCCGATGACCCTGGCGTTAGTGATGCTTTAAGATTTTTAAGAGAAAGAGAAAATATTCACTCTCTCCGCTTCCGGGAAGCAGTAGAGATGATAAAAGACGAAAGAGACCGCAAAAAAGTATTCTAA
- a CDS encoding histidine kinase N-terminal 7TM domain-containing diguanylate cyclase, with product MTYIFIVIMAGTLSLFLSLYAQINIKDAPGAKSYVIVTFLSSVFTFAYAFELASTTLQQMKFWLSVEYLAMPFIPVFVLLMCLEYVGHKLKHWVYYVLFLIPFTTIFMMQTNNLHHLYYTSLNLENTSTSPILKLDWGPWFYFHSIFVFLCLIISIVVLLRQFRNALFMFRMQILLMVAGLLTPIIANYFYLNGWSKGIDLGPVSLSITFLFHGVALISLKMFNVAPIARDSVFESMKEGVIVINQNQVIVDFNQAALTIIPALSEQQIGKTINETLGNKSSLSEKIKAEQECDYTMSLDEKVLHYRINFSPILNKNGLHVGKIITFIDVTERVNMQDKLKKLASLDGLTQVLNRTFFMRKSEMIMDHLILNGGSISVIMFDIDYFKKINDTFGHEAGDLVLTQVTKTVQEELHNTEFMGRYGGEEFIICMPKTSLAEASARAKSIRAAVEESYTIFNGEKIMVTSSFGVSNAIVEEGEDRYSLSDLIRQADMALYTAKNNGRNCVKSYEENNIYSYS from the coding sequence TTGACATACATATTCATCGTTATAATGGCTGGCACGCTCAGTTTGTTTTTAAGCTTATACGCACAAATAAATATTAAGGATGCTCCAGGTGCCAAGTCGTATGTTATAGTTACTTTTTTGTCATCAGTCTTCACTTTCGCCTACGCTTTTGAATTAGCTAGTACCACTTTACAACAAATGAAGTTTTGGCTTAGTGTCGAGTATCTTGCTATGCCTTTTATCCCTGTGTTTGTCCTATTAATGTGTTTGGAGTATGTAGGGCATAAGCTGAAGCACTGGGTATACTATGTTCTGTTTCTTATTCCTTTCACGACTATTTTCATGATGCAAACAAATAATCTACATCATCTATACTACACATCTCTAAATTTAGAGAATACTAGTACCTCTCCTATACTAAAACTTGATTGGGGTCCATGGTTTTATTTTCACTCTATCTTTGTTTTCTTGTGCTTAATCATATCTATCGTTGTATTACTTAGACAATTTAGAAATGCCTTATTTATGTTCCGAATGCAGATTTTATTGATGGTTGCGGGACTACTTACTCCTATCATAGCGAACTATTTTTATTTAAATGGGTGGAGCAAAGGTATCGATTTAGGTCCTGTCTCTTTAAGTATCACCTTTCTCTTTCATGGTGTGGCTCTTATTTCATTGAAAATGTTCAATGTAGCCCCAATTGCCAGAGATAGTGTATTTGAAAGTATGAAGGAAGGAGTTATTGTTATTAATCAAAACCAAGTAATTGTCGACTTCAATCAAGCGGCGCTAACTATTATTCCTGCATTGAGCGAGCAGCAAATAGGTAAAACAATTAATGAGACTCTAGGAAATAAATCAAGCCTTTCAGAAAAAATAAAGGCTGAGCAGGAGTGCGACTACACGATGTCTTTAGACGAGAAAGTTTTACATTACCGAATAAACTTTTCTCCGATTCTGAATAAAAATGGATTACATGTTGGGAAAATTATTACCTTTATTGATGTGACAGAGAGAGTGAATATGCAGGACAAACTAAAGAAGCTAGCTAGTTTGGATGGCTTGACTCAAGTATTGAATCGAACTTTTTTTATGAGAAAATCGGAAATGATTATGGACCATCTAATACTGAATGGTGGTAGTATCTCGGTAATCATGTTTGATATCGATTACTTTAAAAAAATTAATGATACATTTGGACATGAAGCAGGGGATTTAGTATTAACGCAAGTTACCAAAACTGTCCAAGAAGAATTACATAATACAGAATTTATGGGCCGTTATGGTGGAGAAGAATTTATCATATGTATGCCAAAAACCTCTTTAGCAGAGGCTAGTGCTCGTGCTAAAAGCATTCGAGCGGCAGTAGAGGAAAGCTATACGATTTTTAATGGTGAAAAAATTATGGTAACTTCAAGCTTTGGAGTCTCTAATGCTATTGTTGAAGAAGGGGAGGATCGTTATTCTCTTTCAGACCTAATTCGGCAGGCAGATATGGCTTTATACACTGCCAAAAACAATGGAAGAAATTGCGTAAAATCTTATGAGGAAAACAATATCTATTCATATAGTTAG
- a CDS encoding MMPL family transporter, whose product MKTVLRHITDFVSSKKGMWITLGSWLVITVLLAVLAPSASEYKVSSVASLPENAKSVIAQKNMDEHFKDAESLPAILVLQSEEAELNIDAIGVALDKVSASNINGLKEVIPFSSLPPQALAGFFSEDKETAVIPLSFITSLQISDLEKSLEEVKTIVAKETGSTVYMTGPAGIAVDTTKLFERADIVLLLATVGIILVLLIIIYRSPLLALIPLLAAAFVYEVVNQILGLFGKAGLDLASQSTSIMSILLFAATIDYSLFVFSRYREELKNYESKFDAMKWAMRETGIPVSFAGGTVLAAMLVLFFAEFGDYKNFAPIFGTTMFVIMIASVTLIPALFTLFGRKSFWPKIPKFGEEEVKANSLWNKIGSFVVNKPVVAALSILAILVISSLNLFNLKYEFDTMKSFPSDMASREGYEIIEEQFEKGDLAPTTVLFESENEITEEMQANLIKQLSKQNLVSSVRASGISEDGLAAQFQLTFKENPYSSESMDALEQMIEEAKSIVSDSNVQGDIYFAGETASQVDDRSINNRDLIVIVLLETLLIFVLLIVLTKSIKMPIYMMGTILLSFLAALGLGMFLTNLFFDIDTISNRVPLYSFVFLVALGIDYNIILISRFMEEREKHSVKKAVQIAVSHTGGVISSAGILLAATFAVLMTQPIQLLFVFGFIVAVGIILDTFLIRGILLPALIVLFEKDKK is encoded by the coding sequence ATGAAGACCGTTTTACGACACATTACAGATTTTGTATCTAGTAAAAAAGGAATGTGGATTACCCTCGGAAGTTGGCTAGTTATAACTGTATTGCTTGCAGTATTGGCTCCGAGTGCAAGCGAGTACAAAGTCTCCAGTGTTGCATCATTACCGGAGAATGCTAAATCTGTCATTGCGCAAAAAAATATGGATGAGCATTTTAAAGATGCAGAAAGTCTTCCAGCTATTCTCGTTTTGCAATCGGAAGAGGCTGAATTAAATATAGATGCAATAGGGGTAGCTTTAGATAAGGTAAGTGCTTCTAATATTAACGGGCTAAAGGAAGTCATTCCATTTAGTAGCTTACCTCCTCAAGCGCTTGCAGGATTTTTCTCAGAGGATAAAGAAACAGCAGTCATTCCGCTTAGTTTTATTACTTCTTTGCAAATCTCAGATCTTGAAAAAAGTTTAGAAGAAGTGAAAACAATAGTAGCAAAGGAAACAGGCTCTACTGTTTATATGACAGGACCCGCAGGAATTGCAGTAGATACAACAAAGCTATTTGAACGTGCAGATATTGTTTTACTTCTGGCTACTGTAGGAATAATACTGGTTCTACTAATTATTATTTATCGTTCGCCATTGCTTGCTTTAATTCCATTACTAGCTGCAGCATTTGTGTACGAAGTAGTAAATCAAATCCTTGGTTTGTTTGGAAAAGCAGGATTAGATCTTGCTAGCCAATCAACTTCAATTATGTCTATTTTATTGTTTGCGGCGACAATCGATTACTCATTATTCGTGTTCTCGAGATACCGCGAAGAATTAAAAAACTATGAAAGTAAGTTCGATGCGATGAAATGGGCGATGCGTGAAACTGGTATTCCAGTATCCTTCGCTGGGGGAACTGTTCTTGCCGCAATGCTTGTTTTGTTCTTTGCAGAATTTGGGGATTACAAAAACTTTGCACCGATATTTGGGACTACGATGTTCGTCATTATGATTGCATCTGTTACATTGATTCCAGCACTCTTCACGCTTTTCGGAAGAAAATCTTTCTGGCCGAAGATTCCAAAGTTTGGGGAGGAAGAGGTAAAAGCAAACTCTTTATGGAATAAAATCGGTTCATTTGTTGTAAATAAGCCAGTTGTAGCAGCTCTTTCTATTCTTGCTATTTTAGTAATTTCTTCATTGAACTTGTTTAATTTAAAATATGAGTTTGATACGATGAAGTCTTTCCCAAGTGATATGGCTTCACGTGAAGGGTATGAAATTATTGAAGAACAATTTGAAAAAGGAGATCTCGCACCAACGACAGTACTATTTGAATCTGAAAATGAAATAACAGAGGAAATGCAGGCAAATTTAATAAAACAGCTTTCTAAGCAGAACTTAGTAAGTAGTGTACGTGCATCAGGAATTTCCGAAGATGGGCTTGCAGCGCAATTTCAATTAACTTTTAAAGAAAATCCATATTCTTCGGAATCAATGGATGCTTTGGAACAGATGATAGAGGAAGCAAAGAGCATTGTGAGCGATAGCAACGTTCAAGGCGATATTTATTTTGCAGGTGAAACAGCATCCCAAGTGGATGACCGCTCAATCAACAATCGAGACTTAATCGTCATCGTATTGTTAGAAACACTTTTGATTTTTGTTTTATTGATCGTGTTAACAAAATCCATTAAAATGCCTATTTACATGATGGGAACTATCCTATTATCATTTTTGGCAGCACTTGGTCTAGGTATGTTCTTGACAAACCTTTTCTTCGACATTGATACAATTAGTAACCGAGTTCCTCTTTATTCGTTTGTATTCCTTGTAGCATTAGGAATTGATTATAATATAATTCTAATTTCTAGATTTATGGAAGAAAGGGAAAAACACTCGGTTAAAAAAGCGGTACAAATAGCAGTTTCTCATACTGGGGGAGTTATTTCTTCCGCGGGTATCCTCCTCGCAGCAACTTTCGCCGTGTTAATGACACAACCTATACAATTACTATTTGTATTTGGCTTTATCGTAGCAGTTGGAATCATACTCGATACTTTCTTGATTCGAGGAATACTACTGCCAGCATTAATCGTATTGTTTGAAAAAGATAAAAAATAA
- a CDS encoding TetR/AcrR family transcriptional regulator produces the protein MGRDRKFTDEELFNATKSMIIHDGYEAFTFSRLAAVLNVSRGSIYKYYENKDELISEFLMYEMNRFLLEFNALDKTGDFQSQFNLLIDFIFEHNNIHQVLEIIHQIPSNTTKRVEDNKSKLSEYHVDMYKQFQGFIELGRKENKIKSHIPTAVMLGMIFQTIAIPNHFAIPQDEWIASIKEILSHGMFSKE, from the coding sequence TTGGGTAGAGATCGTAAGTTTACAGATGAAGAATTATTTAATGCTACAAAATCAATGATTATCCACGATGGATACGAAGCATTTACATTTAGTCGATTAGCGGCGGTCTTAAATGTTTCAAGAGGTAGTATATATAAGTATTACGAAAATAAAGACGAACTAATATCGGAATTTCTTATGTACGAAATGAATCGTTTCCTACTTGAGTTTAATGCGCTAGACAAAACAGGAGATTTCCAAAGTCAATTTAATTTATTAATTGATTTCATATTTGAACATAATAATATCCATCAAGTGTTGGAAATAATTCATCAAATACCTTCTAACACAACAAAAAGAGTAGAAGATAACAAATCCAAATTAAGTGAATATCATGTGGATATGTATAAGCAATTCCAAGGCTTTATCGAGTTAGGACGAAAAGAAAATAAGATAAAAAGTCATATTCCTACAGCGGTTATGTTGGGAATGATCTTTCAAACAATTGCAATTCCGAACCATTTTGCCATCCCACAAGATGAATGGATTGCATCCATAAAAGAAATATTAAGTCATGGAATGTTCAGTAAAGAGTAA